atttttaattatttattttgaacaaattatacatatcataaacaatatatacgatagtaactacaatagtataaaACTGTGTCGCAGTTACTAACGCCCTCCAactcgacagcacatttatttattatttgttcattgtagacattaaaataaaaataaaaaatatatatatatacatatatacatctaaatatatataactatatatataactaaaattatttataaagtatataataaggaAGGGATAGAGTAGGAAAGAAAAATAAGTaaggtaaattttataataatcgttTTAGTAATAACTCAGTCCCATCATAACCCAAATTGAAAAGCCAGTTGGTCATTTGCATTTTACATTGGTAAGTCGTAAGTGAGTAAATATTgatcttcttatttattctgtTATATAGAATCGAGCTCAAgtaattgtattatgtatatgttgtcgATGTAGTGATATTCAaactacataattttaattataaacaacaatttaaagtaaaaagagattttttcatataaatatcaattcatTCACTCCTTCAGAGCTTCTGTCAAAGCTTCTGAGATCGCAATGAGTTCCAATGTCATTATGGAGACattctcatttattttaaaacaaccctcacaatttaaatttggaTCATAAAAAGCAGCACCTAAAAGATTATCAGTTTTAAAACCATCCGTAAAAATTCTATACCAATCTCTATACTCCTGTTCTAGATATGAAGTAGTTGtttgtttcaaaaaattaatGTCATAGTTATTTTTTGGACCTTTAACATCATCGAGATTAAttctaataagatttttaatatcaatctgTGAAACCCAAAATTGCAAGGAGAACATTTCCAACAGCTCTGACGAgtgaatgttatatattttaacatcatCATagggttttattaataaaggttTCTTGTTGTTTAACCAAAAATCATTAGTTTGAAGAGTACTCATGGTTTGTAAAATTTCTATTGAAACATCCTTTGAGAGGGAAATGCACTTAAGGACAAATTTATGTGCTAAAAAAGCTCGTCTAACATATAAAGGTGGTAAACTTATCTCGCTTTCCATTACATGGATTGGCGTGCTTTTTAAAAAACCACCTATAATTCTAAGAGcttgattttgtattttatccAGCTTAGAAAGGTGTGTATTAGAATAATTTCCTATCAAAAAACTAGCGTAATCCATTCTGCTTTTAATAATAGACAAATAAAGGCGTCGCAGATGCTTAGGATGAATTCCCCATGAAGGACCAGCTAGAACTTTTATTATGTTCAAGAACTTAGAGCACTTTTTAACCACTTCCTCTATGTCTTGTCCAACGCAAACTTCTGTCCAACCAGACTCCTAAATATTTAACGTTAATTGCTGAAGGTACGGgaacatcatttattttaagacatGGTAAAATTCTCCTTGCATctacaacattatatatttaagaggaGGTTTTGTCCCTAGCTATAATATACAGAGCAATTATTTTGTACGAAATATTGTTCGTTGAATAAttgataaacatatatatttatatatatatgaatgtacGCTGATACtgtacgttattttttaaataatgaaccaTATATATATTCCCATTTATATTCAACATACATAAGTTTCGATCtcaaacatcatttatataaaagtatggaTACGTAATTGTTTgttgaattttaaatcaaacgTATGTAATACATTAGTGtaccaatttattttacataacagtCTAATTCCCGGCGAAAGGTGCTGTAATTCTTAGTTTAAACTTGGTCGCGTAAGAGTAAGCGCGTTCTTTGATTTAAACTTAATttgatacttataaaaaaatacaatatggaGCTTTATGAAAACAGAAGTTCAGTAAGTTTTTAAATGATATGATATTATGagaatcttttttatatttaaaaaaaagtaattatcaaTAATTCCATTAAGATTTATCTaagtagatataaatatttatttactaaatgaaaaaattaacaacCCTATTATCATATATGTAATTAGTTCTCACCGGCTTTAGCAAATAAATAAGACTTACATAGACAATTATGTTTCTGCAATTTAGTTTAGTTATCTTTCTCTAATTAACGTATCGCTATGATAGTACTAGTGACTCTTGTGACCCCAACGGAATACTTTGGTCTTGTTAAAACTGTTCTTCAGTCAGGGTTTTGAGGTGGTGAGAAGTACATTATAGTGCTATAACTATGGTTTTTCAGACCGTTGAGTTTGATCCCATGTGTGATAAAGAGAACCCTCAAAGGATATCATTTGAGGATGTATCGGCTGCTGCATTCAGAATTCAAAGTGGAATTACTAAAACGCCATGCGTGGTgagtaaagttaattttttgtcATAGATTGAAAGAAAAATACTACGAGgaatatcgaaataaaattatcaaaaggCAAAAATATAACTCATGTAAGAAttaaaagaatcaaaattattgagctttattgttatatttagaaatatgacctttgaattatatattaattatttatttcataaaaacaatgaatttattttgtcaCTCTaataagcaaaacaaaaatcCTTTTGCACAATGATGATAGAGATAAACAAACTATGTTTTTTTCACATTGGTACACACTGTTACAAGAGCCTTTGAATCTTTGTTTTACAAGACCAAAGCGTATATTATGCGCTGCAGAATAAAGATTTAACAAAGGGTAAGCGTCAAgaactttaaaaacatttaatattattatagaaattattgttgtaaataaactGCAGTGACGCTTTTAAATGCTAAATAACCCTGATAACTCTTTTTTGGAAAATGAATAAGTAAAGTCTGAAGCCGTAGCCTAAACTAATATAAGACGATAGGTATAATATAAGTTACTTGTCTACCGCGTATTTGGCAGAGGTGAATCTACTTTAAGGAATTCCAAATAAGTATCTCGTTGAATGCTAGAATTTTGAAGCTAACGTTATCGGCTTATTAGTGACAGTAAGGTTCTATAATAGTACTTTGTTAAAATGtcatatttcaaattttcttttgtaacgtttagaattataatatgtgtggatcttcatttttatttattacatacctaATCCAAATTTTGTCCaaacaatgtaatatatatatagtgtaataAAAGCTTAAGACTTCGACATTCCAtatggtatttaaaattatgtccATTTTTGATAAACGCTATCGCTTCCCGGAAATAAAAGAAATCacagtcaataaaaataaatccaagATTTAATGTGAAACAAATCGTATATATCAGTTAGTACGGAAGAAATAACTAGTAAGGTATTTAAGTAGGTACCTATTAATAGTGTCACACTTTAACTACTAAGGTTTAATTACGATTTGAATTTATGAGGTTAGATTCTATAAAGTTACATGAGAATATAAATAGGTTCTTATCAGAATATCAAATTAACTATAACCtaggataatattaaaaatgcgtaaACTTGGATTATGTACTTCTACCTATTGTACCttcttttaaagattatttacttgtaattatATCTCATATATCATAAAGTTAGTAGCCCCTTTTCTATAAAAGGTCACaaacaattaagtttttttaaggtTAAAGTTTTATAGCCGCGTGGAACCAGATCCGAATCCTTATAATTTCTTGTAAGCTCACTCTAAATCCGAAATTTGAAATTCTaagaagttaataataaaattataaaaataaattatgtctaCTTTCTAAAATTACAGAAATCTCACATGTCCTCGGTATACGGTATGGACATTTATCTCAAGAATGATTTCCTACAATACACTGGAaggtaaaatgttaaaaaaataaggtttcgttgcttaaatattttttttaatgtacaaatTAATCTTTTACAAATTCCTAAATGACACCTTAGACGTGGAATGCTTTACTTTATCAgtaaaattcttataatattagaaaaacaaaatgttgtatctttattttatagtttcaaaGAGAGAGGAGCACGAAACGCATTGCTTCTTCTTTCACCGGAGGCCAAGGAACGAGGTGTAATATCGGCATCATTGGGAAACCATTCCCAGGGTCTCAGTTACCACGCACAGCAACTAAATATACCGACCACTGTGGTCATGCCCAACGTAGCTCCAATCATGAAGATAGAGAACTGTAGGTCATATGGAGCAAACGTAATCATACATGGCCATGATATGAAAGAAGCGAAATACTACGCCATGATGTTGGCTAAAGAAAAAGGGCTCGTATATATTAACGGGTAAGTTGAAAAAAGTTTGTGGTGTTTTCATCTTAACTTGGCGGTAGTAGGGCTTTGATAAAACCCATTTGTATATACCACCAACTCATTACATATTAGTCGCTACCGCCAAatatcaatacttagtattgttgtgttccggattgcaGGAAGAGTTTCCCATTTGCCACTCTGCctgtttattcaatataaaaaaaaaaacatttattttgtttaggaCTTCCTAAGAAACAATATCCTATACGAATATAAATATCCTATAAATATCGTGTATACGAaaagctttaaataataaaactgatcGGAGATACTAAACACGATacagtaaaacatatttattaacgtAAGAATTAATTATCAAGGCCGGTACTGCACAAATCCTGATTGCGTGGAATGTTGGCAAGAATTctcgttaaatttttaataacatactaATATGACATTCTAAAGAAATtacttttgttgtatttttaaagttagctccttttttttgttagttctaacaaaaataattaagacaaaCTGAATCGAGGGTAGCATTACTTAAAGACACTGATAAATAGTAAAAActgatagtattatttttatttattttcatataaaagttaCGATCATCCTCATATTATGGCTGGGCAAGGGACTGTCGGCTTAGAAATATTGGAGCAAGTTCCAGACATCGACGCAGTGCTGGTACCAGTAGGAGGAGGTGGACTTCTGGCAGGTGTAGCGACTGCAGTCAAACATCTTAAGCCACATGTTCTTATTTATGTAAGTGattctataagaaatatatttttttaatatttttgtagtgGTGAATACCCATATCAAGAAAGTCCTAATAGTTGTAACTATTGTTTTCGTCTATAGGGTGTAGAAACTGAAAAATGTCCGAGCATGGAggttgctttaaataataaagaaccaGTGAGTGTAGAAATTCGTTCAACATTAGCAGACGGTCTTGCAGTGTCTACAGTTGGGTACAATGCTTTTGTAACCGTCGAGCCACTTATTGATAGAATGGTAAGTACAAATATCGATCttatcataaatattgtattacataaaaaGGTATCGTACAACAAACCAAATAATGATATACATAGTTAGTtgcaaaatattatcaattttgtttaagctttattaataaaattaatggtaataataatattttgagacaCTACTGAACTTTGACATGAAATGATACCCTTTTTTATAATCAACATAGTCATCTGTTTGTACACGAATGAGATccgagataaaaataatttataataaacaatgaaCTTCttacttaaaaagttttatataaaaaaaaatcatcgaaAAAAATTAAGTGCTAAAGTTACGTGATGTTATTGCttaatgttttatgttattgattcacaaattacttaattaaaattaaagcgcAATTTTGTGTAATCATTCAGACGTAGACGTAATGATTATGAACAAAATATGtacctattattataaacttctatatattattaaattgctcattcacaaaaataaaactaaagactTAAGAAAATTATAGCAATAACTATGCTATGAGGTTAGGTTTATGGTCATATTGTAGCCATTGTAAAAAggttgcttatatttatttccgCATATTATTCATAAGGttacattgataaataattttccaaGATTTTTTGTATTTCCTGTTAAGTTTAGgtagcttatttttaaatattacaattaatttttcgGTGTCTAGTTATTAAACCCTCTCATCTTTTATCCTACCTCCAAACATCAGtactctatattatatattgctatatacatacacataactTCATAGAACGAAATGCTGTTCCTTCTGAAGCTGAACCCAATCATAGGTACATAATTAAGTACCTACAACGATTAATCCGGGAGACTTGAGATaccaagaataataataataagtcacGAGAAGTTTCCACGTTCAATGATGAatgatcaaattatttatttcaactaattcaaatgaaaataatattctcaATAGAGACTGTgtgtgcattttttttatatgcgccgggatggcaaattactctactccatctgatggtaagtggtagtagagtccaaacgcatgTTCAAGTGCATACGCTATTCCATAATCCGATAATCTGATtaaacggcaatccgacacgaccagttcaggcgcaggactaacgaaCTTTCCGCAGCACGGgtgatataatatgtaatttaaaattcatcagATAACTGTGCACGAGGATTGGATTGCTCGTGCTATTCTGCGGCTTGCGGAACAAGAAAAGTACGTGGTGGAGGGCGGTGGTGCAGTCGGAGTCGCGGCCATTATGGCAGGCCACGTGCCGGAGTTGGCTGGCAAAAAGTATGTACGAGACATTGTTCGcattataagattaatatatttcaaataatatttataatatatttataaatataataaagaataaaaagtaacagccttcaAATGCCTGAACAGTCAGCTTAAAGCTCCCCATATTCATAAGGACAGGGATTGAAGCTTAATTATTCATGCTGCTGCATTGCGGTTGCCAatgagataatttaaatatatcaaaactgGCTTAGCAAAttcgtataaattaaatatatattatttatttttagagtaGTATGTATCTTATCTGGTGGTAACATTGACACGACGATCCTCGGACGTTGTTTGGAACGAGGTCTTGCAGCAGAACAACGTCTCGTCAAATTTAAAGTGACTGTGAGTGATCGTCCCGGTGGTATCGCGGAACTCTGCAAGCTCATTGCATCTATTGGCGTCTCCATCAAGGACATAATACAAGAACGCGCTTGGGTCTATGGAGACATATTTAGTGTTCGGGTTAGTATTTTCCAATACTTAccaatttaaattctaattatttcaaatactgAGGTCTGCTCAATTTAAATCAGATTTAACCGAGGTGCCTTCACAATTATGTATCCAACTgacataatttgattaataaatgcTGTTCTGAAATAATTActagtaattaattttcatagcATTCAGATAACACCTCATATTCTTATGTGAGATCTTAAATAGGTTATAATTATACCATGTTTCTTTACTACACTTTTATAACAACACTGCTATGAGGCTGTGTATaacttactttaattttaaaagaggaACTATAAATATTGGTTTAGCAAAGCATTGACAATTGACAACGCAGCGCCACTATGGTGGCAGACGCGGTCTTTAATATTGCTTTACAAATTATCACTGTTAATAATGTCTGGCACGTGAGCAAATCATATTAATTGTTAGGTATCCGCCATTAAAGACCCTACCCCCCCGCAGACTTCTGGCGTCTAATGTAGTTAACCAAAGATATGAAGATGACATAACGCATAGacaattaactattttttagtggtttgacatattcctaacatacATAACTGTCATacaattattagattttttcttatttaatttacaggTTAAAGTAGTGTGTGAAACTCGAGGTCCAGAACACATGAATCAACTCCGAACATTGATCACTAACACTTATAAAGAATGGTACTTCTCTCGGGAGCCGGAAGAATTGTCAAGCAATCGCAGACCGAGCACAGACTCCCTGGATgatgtttcaaaataattttcacataaaaaataaaaataattaatatttatcttgtcataaatattaattattattatcttaattaaggTTTCCCATTGGGATCTTAaagtattactatatataatagatagtaTCGCTTGTGATGATATTATTCATCTATAAGGACGATTTTTGAACTTTTTCTAGGTGTTTTAACATTAAGGGTACCTTTCAtattacaaagttttatttcaattattttataataaatacgaaaatttcaaataatgtatataatgaatatataggTGTTACAATAGATAATATATGCAACATTCGATTCCATAgattaaaatcgaaatatattattatacataacccatcaaatattgcttttaaaaaatataaattataaaataatgtttagaaaatcttataaatattaatgaatataaggGGTATTTACACTaaacttatttgtttttataaaattaaagttttcctTTGTCAAAATTCAATTATTCATCATCATTAGCTTGCTCATTTGTTAACCTTAGAACACATTCTAGAAcaattatagtaaattataatatttaaagattctaaattttatttatggattGATAAAGTTAATCTTTTTAGGTAGTGCGTGTCTAAGTAGCAGTTTTtacgtttgttttatattaaatgtaatttcaataaatttattttcctcTTCAATAGTATGTCGACAAActttgttgttaatatttcgACAAAAAATTTTCCTCAACTCAATATGTCATTAGAGCATAGATATTCAATGAGACATTTTTTGCAACGTATGTATTCACTATCGCTCATGTATTTTCTACAGGATTAAATTCGTAGTGATATGGCGGTAAACGGAGTCTAATATGACCGTGCTGTTATAGTATTTCATCTATCTTTACAAATCTCGTCTTATTTtgcttcactggtggtaggacttcgtgcaagctcgtctaggtaggtaccacatactcatcagatattctatcgcaaaacagcagtatttggtattgttgtgttccggtttgaagggtgagtgagctagtgtaattacaggcacaagggacgtatcATCtaagttctcaaggttggtgtagcgcattggcaatgtaagcgatggttaacattaattacgatgcctatgtctatgggtgttggtgaccacttaccattaggtgacccatatgctcgttcgcttacctttactataaataaaagaatcagTTGATATAACTGAGGCTTAAGCTTACATTTAGCTTAAGTTTTGCTTAACTTTTTAGCTTaagttaatcatttatttttataatgaattttcgAGCTATAATTACAATTCGGTGCAggatttttaattgaattttaatggcATGGCACTTCTAACGCTACTTATGCGAGAGTTCAAGACACGTGGTAGCACAAACTTATTTATTCCGCATTCCGCAAAAACGTCTCTAAGTTTAGTTACCTGtcttgtaattatctataaaatatatttaacagggCTATGCCAGAAGGCTATATTTGGCTAGGATctaggtatttttatataagtatccTGGAAAAATAGTGTCTTAATATACAGGAGATTTTCGAGCTACAATTACTCCTCAAATGTCGCTGTAGACGCTTTTTAAATGCGCAACAATTTCAATTCCAAGGCAATTTTCTTTCTATCTTGTTTATACGTAATCATGCAGTACGTAGCCAGACCAGCTGTAGTTGTTCAAACGTATTTCCGTTTTCACTGCAACTTTTTTATTATCGCAGTCGTGGCGTCATAATTGAATCGGATTGCTCTTCAGGATTAGGTAAATGTAATTACTCATGTAAACGCACCCTTACGTAACATATTTACATCAAATATGCTTGTGGTACGCCTATTATTtaggttcttaatttaaaaagtaggcAAAGCTCTAATGACATTGAAGT
The Nymphalis io chromosome 19, ilAglIoxx1.1, whole genome shotgun sequence DNA segment above includes these coding regions:
- the LOC126776073 gene encoding L-threonine ammonia-lyase; its protein translation is MELYENRSSTVEFDPMCDKENPQRISFEDVSAAAFRIQSGITKTPCVKSHMSSVYGMDIYLKNDFLQYTGSFKERGARNALLLLSPEAKERGVISASLGNHSQGLSYHAQQLNIPTTVVMPNVAPIMKIENCRSYGANVIIHGHDMKEAKYYAMMLAKEKGLVYINGYDHPHIMAGQGTVGLEILEQVPDIDAVLVPVGGGGLLAGVATAVKHLKPHVLIYGVETEKCPSMEVALNNKEPVSVEIRSTLADGLAVSTVGYNAFVTVEPLIDRMITVHEDWIARAILRLAEQEKYVVEGGGAVGVAAIMAGHVPELAGKKVVCILSGGNIDTTILGRCLERGLAAEQRLVKFKVTVSDRPGGIAELCKLIASIGVSIKDIIQERAWVYGDIFSVRVKVVCETRGPEHMNQLRTLITNTYKEWYFSREPEELSSNRRPSTDSLDDVSK